Proteins found in one Pirellulales bacterium genomic segment:
- a CDS encoding RimK family alpha-L-glutamate ligase encodes MEVAVLGSPTSWYLRDLQRAAGTHHRVTPATFRDMAASVSSTGQGCRSVGLNLGRCDAVLVRTMPPGSLEQVVFRMDVLARLAAAGVIVLNPPRAVEAAVDKYLATARLQAAGLRVPRTVVCQTAEEALLAFEELGRDVVVKPLFGSEGRGITRLQDAALADRAFRMLEQLGAVIYLQEFVPHDGCDLRLLVIGDETLAMRRCNPHDWRTNVSRGATAEAFAPGDTLIDMARRAAAAVEAPLAGVDILPGRDGELYLIEVNAVPGWRALSRATGKDVAGMVLGLVESMVARAQGPPGIIHAQK; translated from the coding sequence ATGGAAGTCGCCGTCTTGGGCTCGCCGACAAGTTGGTATCTGCGCGATCTACAGCGCGCGGCCGGCACGCACCATCGCGTTACTCCGGCCACCTTTCGCGACATGGCGGCCTCGGTCAGTTCGACGGGGCAGGGATGCCGCTCGGTCGGACTGAATCTAGGCCGCTGCGATGCGGTGCTGGTAAGAACGATGCCCCCCGGTTCGCTGGAACAGGTCGTCTTCCGCATGGACGTGCTGGCCCGCCTGGCGGCCGCGGGCGTGATCGTGCTCAACCCTCCCCGCGCGGTCGAGGCAGCCGTCGATAAGTACCTGGCCACGGCGCGATTGCAAGCGGCGGGCCTGCGCGTGCCGCGTACCGTCGTATGTCAGACGGCCGAAGAGGCCCTCTTGGCTTTCGAAGAGCTTGGCCGCGATGTCGTGGTCAAGCCGCTTTTCGGTTCCGAGGGGCGCGGTATCACGCGATTGCAGGACGCGGCGCTCGCCGACCGCGCCTTTCGCATGCTCGAGCAACTGGGCGCTGTGATCTATTTGCAGGAATTCGTCCCCCATGACGGTTGCGACCTGCGGCTGTTGGTGATAGGCGATGAGACGTTGGCCATGCGCCGATGCAATCCGCATGACTGGCGCACGAATGTCAGCCGCGGCGCCACGGCCGAAGCGTTTGCGCCCGGCGATACGTTGATCGATATGGCCCGTCGCGCGGCGGCCGCGGTCGAGGCGCCCTTGGCGGGCGTCGATATCTTGCCGGGACGCGACGGCGAGCTTTATTTGATCGAAGTCAACGCCGTGCCCGGCTGGCGGGCACTTTCGCGCGCGACCGGCAAGGACGTCGCCGGCATGGTGCTAGGGCTTGTCGAGTCGATGGTCGCGCGCGCTCAGGGTCCACCTGGAATCATCCACGCGCAGAAGTAA